One Devosia lacusdianchii genomic window carries:
- a CDS encoding chorismate mutase — translation MTAAKSPDDCQTKEDVRAEIDRVDQALLHLFAERHRYVTRMAQIKTDPHEARDPVRIEAVIAKVRDRSLALDLDEDQAELVWRTLIDWNINYEKGIIAARRRG, via the coding sequence GTGACCGCTGCCAAATCACCTGACGACTGCCAGACCAAGGAAGACGTCCGCGCCGAGATCGATCGTGTCGATCAGGCCCTTCTCCATCTGTTTGCAGAGCGGCATCGCTATGTGACGCGCATGGCTCAGATCAAGACCGATCCGCATGAGGCACGCGACCCTGTCCGCATCGAGGCAGTGATTGCCAAGGTCCGCGACCGCAGTTTGGCCCTTGATCTTGACGAGGATCAGGCCGAACTTGTGTGGCGGACCCTGATTGATTGGAACATCAACTACGAAAAGGGCATCATCGCCGCGCGGCGTCGCGGCTAG
- a CDS encoding GNAT family N-acetyltransferase yields MAGISIRKAETADARRLADIAYRAWESGILPLLTEQPGMREAEQRRLAQAVSETLSRIIVAEVDGIAVAWCSRSARRAYIPYLFVMPELQGHGLGSMLLRRMESMLELEGADRVHLETPADNVRAVRFYEKQGYRILALRPDGRTAHEPFMSVHLEKRLTPFEGDIDDED; encoded by the coding sequence ATGGCAGGCATCAGCATTCGCAAGGCCGAGACCGCAGACGCCCGCCGATTGGCCGATATTGCCTATCGCGCCTGGGAAAGCGGTATCCTGCCGCTGCTGACCGAGCAGCCGGGCATGCGCGAGGCCGAGCAGCGCCGGCTGGCCCAGGCCGTCTCCGAAACCCTCTCGCGCATAATCGTTGCCGAAGTGGATGGCATCGCCGTCGCCTGGTGCTCGCGTTCGGCGCGCCGCGCCTACATCCCCTATCTCTTCGTCATGCCCGAATTGCAGGGCCATGGCTTGGGCTCCATGCTGCTGCGGCGCATGGAATCCATGCTGGAGCTCGAAGGCGCCGACCGGGTGCATCTCGAAACCCCCGCCGACAATGTCCGCGCAGTGCGCTTCTACGAAAAGCAGGGCTACCGCATCCTCGCCCTGCGTCCGGATGGCCGCACCGCCCATGAGCCCTTCATGAGCGTCCACCTCGAAAAACGCCTCACGCCATTCGAGGGCGATATCGACGACGAGGATTGA